GCCCGATGCCGAATACTGGCTCCATGCAGGCGATTACAGCCAAGATGCCGACTATCTTGCAAAGCTCGCGGGCGTACCTGTGCGGGCAGCCAGCGGGAATTGTGACGGCTATGACACACCTGCCAAGAATGATGAGTATCTGACGCTCGAAGGCAAAGAGATATGGATAACACACGGCCATCATTACTGTGTCAAAGAAAACTTAAGAGAACTTCGCTATTGGGCGAACCAATACGAAGCAGATATTATCGTATTCGGTCACACGCATATACCGCTTATTGAACGGTACGATAGTAGATATTTTATCAATCCGGGCAGTGCCAGATACGGCGTGACCTGTGCGCGTGTCGAGATCGCGGACGGAACTGTTAC
This portion of the Selenomonadales bacterium genome encodes:
- a CDS encoding metallophosphoesterase, giving the protein MIIGIISDTHGSKKSIEYAVEAVPDAEYWLHAGDYSQDADYLAKLAGVPVRAASGNCDGYDTPAKNDEYLTLEGKEIWITHGHHYCVKENLRELRYWANQYEADIIVFGHTHIPLIERYDSRYFINPGSARYGVTCARVEIADGTVT